The genomic DNA GGGCGTAGGCGCCGCCCTCCGCGCGCTCGAGCGGGGAGCGGCTGCGGTCCGGGTCGTACAGGCCGAGGATGCTCGCCTGGGCGATCGCGTCCGTCCCGCCCCGGCTCGCCGGGTGGTCCGGGTTGCCCTCGATCTTGATCGGCCGCCCGTCGTAGCTCGTGACGAGCACCCCGATCGCCGCCCCCCCGAGCTCGAAAGCGGTCGCGTACCGGACCGGAACCCCGGGAATCCGCCCCGCCGGACGGTCGGTGAAGGGGACGATCGTCTCCCGCGGGAATCGGCAGCCGGTCATCCCCGCCAGGGCGATCGAGGCGCCCATCAGCTTGAGGAAGGTCCGCCGCGTCTCCGGGTCGTCCCCCTCCGGCGGCGGAGCCGGGAACTCGCGTTCCAGCAGCCCCTCGATCTCCGGCCCGCCGGCGTATTCGTCGAGCCCGCGCCAGAACCGGGCCACCCCCTTGCCGTTTCGTTTCATCGATGGCATGTCCAGCAGTCCACTCGGGGCGCGATGCCCCGTTCTTCGCGGATCCGGCGCCCGGTGGCGAGCGGGTCATCCGGGCGCCAGGCCAGATCGGTGACCTTGTCCGCGGGCCGCAGATGGGGGTCGGGATTCCGGTGGCAGTCCAGACACCACGCCATGTTCAGCGGCTTCACCGTGCGGACGACCTCCATCCTGTCCACCCGGCCGTGACACTCCACGCAACCGACGCCGGCCCCGACGTGCGCCCCGTGGTCGAAGTAGACGTAGTCCGGCAGGTCGTGGACCTTGACCCAAGGGATCGGGCGGCCGGTGATCAGGCTCTGACGGACGAGAGCCAGCTTCGGTGAGTTCGTGCGGACGCGCGTGTGGCAGTTCATGCAGATCTGCGTCGGCGGAAGAGCGGCGAACCGGGCCGTCTCGACGGTCGTGTGGCAGTACCGGCAGTCGATCCCGAGCTTGCCCGCGTGCAGCGCGTGGCTGTAGGGAACCGGCTGCTTCGGGGCGTAGCCGACGTTGATCGTCTTCGCGGAACCGCCCAGCCAGACCAGCACGGTCAGGTAGACCGGCAGGCCGACCAGCGCCCCACCGAGCGCGGGCCGGAGCAGGTTGCTCCAGCGCGGGAACCTCCAGCTAACCCTCTTCGGCGAGTCGTTCATACGGCTGGCGATCCTATCCACCGAGGGGGCGAAGTCAACGCCCCCCGGACCGTCCGCTCGGGTTCCGCGGGGTTGGCCCACCCATCCCCGGCCGACCCGTCCCGCCGGCCGCGCCG from Acidobacteriota bacterium includes the following:
- a CDS encoding cytochrome C; translation: MNDSPKRVSWRFPRWSNLLRPALGGALVGLPVYLTVLVWLGGSAKTINVGYAPKQPVPYSHALHAGKLGIDCRYCHTTVETARFAALPPTQICMNCHTRVRTNSPKLALVRQSLITGRPIPWVKVHDLPDYVYFDHGAHVGAGVGCVECHGRVDRMEVVRTVKPLNMAWCLDCHRNPDPHLRPADKVTDLAWRPDDPLATGRRIREERGIAPRVDCWTCHR